One Pseudorhodoplanes sinuspersici DNA segment encodes these proteins:
- a CDS encoding alpha/beta fold hydrolase has translation MSDLADLFPGFESHWIDTQAGRIFARSGGDGPPLLLLHGYAQSNVMWHKVAPALAQKFTLIIPDLPGYGWSDAPRSGKGHTPYDKRSMARAMIEVMEKLGYVRFYLAGHDRGGRVSYRLALDNPGRLIKLAVLDIIPTYEMWNRMDHVMAIKVWHWPFLAQKFPMPEMLLEKAPIQYLDYKMASWTKAKDLSAFDPRALAHYHAFFSDPLRIHATCEDYRAGATTDLGHDEVDHAAHNKISAPLLVLWGSAGIPSERNPLTIWKDWAKEVSGKPIDSGHFVAEENPDATAAALLEFFRP, from the coding sequence ATGTCCGACCTCGCCGATCTCTTTCCCGGATTTGAATCGCACTGGATCGACACGCAGGCTGGGCGCATTTTCGCGCGCTCCGGCGGCGACGGCCCGCCGCTGCTCCTGCTGCATGGTTACGCGCAATCGAATGTGATGTGGCACAAGGTGGCGCCAGCGCTGGCGCAGAAATTCACACTGATCATTCCGGACCTTCCGGGCTATGGCTGGTCGGATGCGCCGCGCTCCGGCAAAGGACACACACCTTACGACAAGCGCTCGATGGCGCGCGCGATGATCGAGGTGATGGAGAAACTGGGCTACGTGCGCTTCTATCTCGCCGGGCACGATCGCGGCGGACGCGTCTCCTATCGCCTTGCGCTCGATAATCCCGGCCGGCTGATCAAGCTCGCCGTGCTCGACATCATCCCAACCTACGAGATGTGGAACAGGATGGACCACGTGATGGCCATCAAAGTCTGGCACTGGCCGTTCCTTGCGCAGAAATTCCCAATGCCGGAAATGCTGCTGGAAAAGGCGCCGATCCAATATCTCGATTACAAGATGGCGAGCTGGACCAAGGCCAAGGACCTGTCCGCTTTCGATCCACGAGCGCTTGCGCATTATCATGCCTTCTTCTCCGATCCGCTGCGCATCCATGCCACCTGCGAGGATTACCGCGCCGGCGCTACGACTGATCTTGGTCACGACGAGGTCGACCATGCCGCACACAACAAGATCAGCGCACCGCTGCTGGTGCTGTGGGGTTCGGCGGGTATTCCAAGTGAGCGCAACCCTCTCACGATCTGGAAAGACTGGGCGAAAGAGGTGAGCGGCAAGCCGATCGATTCGGGACATTTCGTCGCCGAGGAAAACCCGGACGCGACCGCAGCGGCGCTGCTCGAGTTCTTTCGGCCCTGA
- the purD gene encoding phosphoribosylamine--glycine ligase, giving the protein MNILLLGSGGREHALAWKMAASPLVQKLYCAPGNAGIAQDAECVALDPGDHAAVTAFSKDKRIDLVVVGPEAPLCSGIVDALEAAGIKTFGPSKAAAQLEGSKGFTKDICRANNIPTATYERFTAPGPAKDYIRKQGVPIVVKADGLAAGKGVVVAETIEQAEAAVDMMFDGGLGTAGAEVVIEEFLDGEEASFFALCDGTTAIPLASAQDHKRAFDDDQGPNTGGMGAYSPAPVMTDAITQRTMSEIIEPTLRAMAAMDTPYKGVLFAGLMITKDGPKLIEYNVRFGDPETQVLMLRMMSDIVPALLASRDGVLKNFDLRWYPDAALTVVMAAKGYPGDYKKGTVIGGLDEAAQVEGVQIFHAGTKESDGQIVANGGRVLNVCAIGRTVAEAQQQAYAAVDKIDWPDGFCRRDIGKRAIERERSGS; this is encoded by the coding sequence ATGAATATCCTCCTGCTCGGCTCCGGCGGCCGCGAACATGCGCTGGCCTGGAAAATGGCGGCGAGCCCGCTGGTGCAAAAGCTCTATTGCGCTCCCGGCAATGCCGGCATCGCGCAGGACGCTGAATGTGTGGCGCTCGATCCGGGCGATCATGCGGCGGTGACCGCCTTTTCCAAGGACAAGCGAATCGACCTTGTGGTGGTCGGACCAGAAGCGCCGCTCTGCTCCGGTATCGTGGATGCCCTTGAAGCCGCCGGCATCAAGACTTTTGGGCCTTCAAAAGCCGCGGCGCAGCTTGAGGGTTCCAAGGGCTTCACCAAGGATATCTGCCGCGCCAACAACATCCCGACCGCAACCTACGAGCGCTTCACCGCGCCAGGTCCGGCGAAGGATTATATCCGCAAACAGGGCGTGCCTATCGTTGTGAAAGCGGACGGTCTCGCGGCCGGCAAGGGCGTGGTCGTTGCCGAGACCATCGAGCAGGCGGAAGCCGCCGTCGACATGATGTTCGACGGCGGTCTTGGCACAGCCGGCGCAGAAGTCGTGATCGAGGAATTTCTCGACGGCGAGGAAGCCTCCTTCTTCGCACTCTGCGATGGAACGACGGCCATCCCGCTTGCATCGGCGCAGGATCACAAACGCGCTTTCGACGACGATCAGGGACCCAATACCGGCGGCATGGGTGCTTATTCGCCCGCGCCGGTGATGACGGACGCGATCACACAGCGCACGATGAGCGAGATCATCGAGCCGACATTGCGTGCGATGGCGGCCATGGACACACCTTACAAAGGCGTGCTGTTCGCCGGCCTGATGATCACCAAGGATGGACCGAAGCTGATCGAATACAATGTGCGTTTCGGCGATCCGGAAACGCAGGTGCTGATGCTGCGCATGATGTCGGACATCGTGCCGGCGCTACTCGCCTCGCGCGATGGCGTCTTGAAGAATTTCGATCTGCGCTGGTATCCCGACGCGGCGCTCACGGTTGTGATGGCAGCGAAGGGTTATCCCGGCGACTACAAGAAGGGCACCGTGATCGGCGGTCTCGATGAGGCCGCGCAGGTCGAAGGCGTGCAGATCTTCCACGCCGGCACGAAGGAAAGCGACGGACAGATCGTCGCCAATGGCGGCCGCGTGCTCAATGTCTGCGCCATCGGTCGCACAGTGGCGGAGGCTCAGCAGCAGGCCTATGCTGCCGTCGACAAGATCGACTGGCCGGATGGTTTCTGCCGCCGAGACATCGGGAAACGGGCGATTGAACGGGAGAGAAGTGGCTCCTGA
- the xseA gene encoding exodeoxyribonuclease VII large subunit, producing MKMNEAPRLNIVELTVSEVSAALKRTVEDNFSYVRVRGEISGYRGPHSSGHAYFAIKDEGARLDAVIWKGVFGRMRIKPEEGLEVVVTGKITTYPGRSNYQIVVDTLEPAGLGALMMLLEERKKKLGAEGLFDEARKQLLPFLPRIVGVVTSPTGAVIRDILHRLEDRFPQHVIVWPVRVQGEGAANEIAAAIEGFNALPEDGPTPRPDILIVARGGGSLEDLWCFNEEIVVRAAAGSMIPLISAVGHETDITLIDFASDRRAPTPTAAAEMAVPVRSELLSRIATQTRRMSACWLRGHESRRTELRAAARALPSLDMLLAIPRQRLDAASERLPRALRANAHVHHQQFARIAGRLSLRLLTERTVQCKDRVKALAERGTRAQKTNLARKLDRLTSAGQLLKAFSYHGVLRRGFALVRDADGLPLRAASSVGAGARIEIEFADGRVGATADGPSSSPATAAKAKPRGGPSGQGSLF from the coding sequence ATGAAGATGAACGAAGCTCCTCGCCTCAATATCGTGGAATTGACCGTTTCCGAGGTCTCAGCGGCGCTGAAACGCACGGTTGAGGACAATTTCAGCTATGTGCGGGTGCGCGGTGAAATCTCCGGCTATCGCGGGCCGCACTCTTCCGGCCATGCCTATTTCGCCATCAAGGACGAGGGTGCGCGGCTCGATGCGGTGATCTGGAAGGGGGTGTTCGGCCGCATGCGGATCAAGCCCGAGGAGGGACTTGAGGTCGTTGTCACCGGCAAGATCACAACCTATCCAGGCCGCTCCAATTACCAGATTGTGGTCGACACGCTGGAGCCGGCCGGCCTCGGCGCGCTGATGATGCTGCTCGAGGAGCGCAAGAAGAAGCTCGGCGCCGAGGGTCTGTTCGACGAAGCGCGCAAACAGCTGCTGCCGTTCCTGCCGCGCATTGTTGGCGTGGTGACATCGCCGACCGGCGCCGTGATTCGTGACATCCTGCATCGTCTGGAAGACCGCTTTCCGCAGCATGTCATCGTCTGGCCGGTGCGCGTGCAAGGCGAGGGCGCGGCGAATGAAATCGCTGCCGCAATCGAAGGATTCAACGCATTGCCCGAGGACGGGCCGACGCCGCGTCCCGATATATTGATTGTCGCGCGGGGCGGCGGCTCGTTGGAGGACCTGTGGTGCTTCAACGAAGAGATCGTGGTGCGGGCCGCGGCGGGTAGCATGATCCCGCTGATTTCGGCGGTGGGGCACGAGACCGACATTACGCTGATCGATTTTGCGTCAGATCGGCGGGCGCCGACGCCGACGGCTGCGGCCGAAATGGCGGTGCCGGTCCGATCCGAATTGCTATCGCGGATCGCGACACAGACGCGCCGCATGAGCGCCTGCTGGCTGCGCGGGCATGAAAGCCGCCGGACCGAGTTGCGCGCGGCTGCCCGTGCGCTGCCGTCGCTCGATATGTTGCTGGCGATTCCGCGCCAGCGCCTCGATGCGGCGTCGGAGCGGTTGCCACGGGCGTTACGGGCGAATGCGCATGTGCATCATCAGCAATTCGCGCGGATTGCCGGACGGTTGTCATTGCGGCTTCTGACCGAGCGAACGGTCCAATGTAAAGATCGCGTCAAAGCATTGGCCGAGCGTGGGACGAGAGCGCAGAAAACAAACCTTGCCCGCAAATTGGATCGCCTGACATCTGCCGGACAGTTGCTCAAGGCATTTTCCTATCATGGCGTACTCAGGCGCGGTTTCGCGCTCGTTCGCGATGCGGATGGGCTTCCATTGCGTGCAGCGTCTTCGGTTGGCGCCGGGGCGCGGATCGAGATCGAGTTTGCCGATGGCCGCGTTGGCGCAACGGCGGATGGACCCTCGTCATCCCCCGCTACTGCCGCGAAAGCCAAACCGCGCGGCGGACCGAGCGGGCAGGGCAGCCTGTTCTGA
- a CDS encoding dienelactone hydrolase family protein yields the protein MRFIFLITTLLCLCGVARAEFEQIQIPTDNKPLQAVLYRPPGEGPFPVIVALAGCEGLRKESGTIRATWDEWGQRLSAAGFGVLFPDSEASRSQSPQCRDKLPHRDKGAKVSPDRERVADVRAARDWLQQQAFARKDRIALLGWDSGAIAVLWAVRPNVEPDDDRPDFRSAAVFYPGCQRLNDTAWSARVPTLILIGALDDLTPAKTCEQMVAGARGRSAGAVIVKYRGARHAFDRDLLRVRHKSGKSVPWKEPGRAARNANAEARADALKRIPEWFAR from the coding sequence ATGCGATTCATTTTCTTGATTACAACCCTCCTGTGCCTTTGTGGCGTGGCGCGGGCGGAATTCGAACAGATACAGATTCCGACCGACAACAAGCCGCTCCAGGCGGTCCTGTACCGACCGCCGGGCGAAGGACCGTTTCCCGTCATCGTTGCACTCGCCGGCTGCGAGGGACTCAGGAAGGAGTCTGGAACAATTCGCGCCACGTGGGATGAATGGGGTCAGCGTCTTTCGGCAGCAGGCTTTGGCGTTCTCTTTCCGGACAGCGAAGCGTCACGCAGTCAGTCTCCTCAATGCCGCGACAAGCTGCCCCATCGGGACAAGGGTGCAAAGGTCAGCCCCGACCGCGAACGTGTTGCCGATGTGCGGGCTGCGCGCGACTGGCTGCAGCAGCAGGCTTTCGCCCGAAAGGATCGGATTGCGCTGCTGGGCTGGGACAGCGGCGCCATTGCCGTTCTCTGGGCGGTCCGTCCCAATGTCGAACCGGACGACGACCGGCCGGATTTTCGTTCCGCCGCCGTTTTTTATCCTGGCTGCCAGCGGCTGAACGATACGGCATGGAGCGCGCGCGTTCCGACGCTCATTCTCATTGGCGCTCTCGACGATTTGACCCCGGCGAAGACCTGCGAACAGATGGTGGCCGGCGCACGCGGGCGATCGGCCGGAGCTGTGATCGTCAAGTATCGCGGTGCTCGTCACGCCTTCGATCGCGATCTTCTGCGTGTCCGGCACAAGAGCGGCAAATCTGTTCCCTGGAAAGAACCCGGACGCGCGGCTCGCAATGCCAATGCCGAAGCGCGCGCTGATGCGTTAAAGCGCATCCCGGAATGGTTTGCACGCTGA
- a CDS encoding DUF2093 domain-containing protein — MLNRFDRPPPMAGEAEVKFLDGDFRIVRPGAFVRCAVTNVPIPLEELKYWSVDLQEAYATPQAVMQRLTTQKG, encoded by the coding sequence TTGCTCAATCGCTTCGATCGCCCCCCACCCATGGCCGGCGAGGCCGAAGTCAAGTTCCTGGACGGTGATTTCCGGATCGTCCGGCCTGGTGCCTTCGTGCGTTGTGCGGTGACCAACGTCCCAATTCCGCTCGAAGAGCTGAAATATTGGAGCGTTGACCTGCAGGAGGCCTATGCAACGCCGCAGGCCGTGATGCAGCGCCTGACGACCCAGAAGGGTTAA
- the lpxK gene encoding tetraacyldisaccharide 4'-kinase: MRDPGFWWHKPGIAAYLLWPISAIYGAITASRMRRQGLRADIPVICVGNFTLGGTGKTPTAIAIAKFLAAEGEKPLFLTRGYGGRLHGPIRVDPSQHKAEDVGDEPLLLARQAPVIVSRDRAAGAVLATSLGASVIVMDDGLQNPSLMKNVSIAVADARRGFGNAFVFPAGPLRAPLARQFKYVQAVLMIGQGAGVGQITDAARTNGIPVLRAWLEPSPEALKSLNHRKTYAFAGIGDPEKFFITLVSAGVEAQVEERFPDHHPYSEEDAERILARCKREKLIPVTTEKDLARLAGASGQRGRLAAAAEAIPVSLILEESEDLRKLLRNALAARARH; the protein is encoded by the coding sequence ATGCGTGACCCCGGATTCTGGTGGCACAAGCCCGGAATCGCCGCGTATCTCCTATGGCCTATCTCGGCCATTTATGGCGCCATCACCGCATCGCGGATGCGACGCCAAGGATTGCGGGCCGATATTCCCGTTATCTGCGTTGGCAACTTTACACTCGGCGGCACCGGCAAGACGCCGACCGCGATCGCGATTGCAAAGTTCCTGGCCGCCGAGGGTGAGAAGCCGCTCTTCCTGACACGCGGTTATGGCGGACGTTTGCACGGCCCCATTCGCGTCGATCCTTCGCAGCACAAGGCAGAGGATGTCGGCGACGAGCCGTTGCTGCTCGCGCGCCAGGCGCCCGTCATCGTTTCGCGTGACCGCGCCGCCGGCGCTGTCCTGGCAACATCATTGGGCGCGAGCGTGATCGTCATGGATGATGGATTGCAAAACCCGTCGTTGATGAAAAACGTATCGATTGCCGTTGCGGATGCGCGGCGCGGTTTTGGAAACGCCTTTGTCTTTCCCGCCGGCCCCTTGCGTGCGCCGCTGGCGCGTCAATTCAAGTACGTGCAAGCTGTGCTGATGATTGGTCAAGGCGCAGGTGTCGGCCAGATCACAGATGCGGCGCGTACGAACGGGATCCCGGTTCTACGGGCGTGGCTCGAACCTTCGCCTGAAGCGCTCAAATCCTTGAACCACCGCAAGACCTACGCTTTTGCCGGCATCGGCGATCCGGAAAAGTTCTTTATAACTCTGGTTTCGGCGGGCGTCGAAGCGCAGGTGGAAGAGAGGTTCCCCGATCATCATCCTTATTCCGAGGAAGATGCCGAGCGCATCCTTGCGCGCTGCAAACGCGAAAAGCTGATCCCGGTCACGACAGAGAAAGATCTTGCCCGGCTGGCGGGGGCATCAGGCCAGCGAGGCCGGTTGGCGGCGGCGGCGGAGGCGATACCTGTATCGCTCATTCTCGAGGAGAGCGAGGATCTTCGCAAGCTGCTGCGCAATGCACTCGCAGCCCGCGCCCGACATTAA
- a CDS encoding 3-deoxy-D-manno-octulosonic acid transferase: MAERLPMTLRAYRRAMSAASPLAGLWLKRRLRRGKEVEERLSERHGTPTLTRPDGPLVWLHGASVGELTAVFPLIQRLRERDVRVLVTSGTVTSAAVVKDRLPDDVLHQFIPLDAPRFVYRFLHHWRPDLGLFIESDLWPNLIVASAKGRIPLVLINGRMSEQSFKGWRSLRRTAKAILGKFDMCLAQSALDAERFSELGLPIVHVTGNLKLDVPAPPADEDKLAELQLAIADRQVFVAASTHPGEDEAIIEAHRRVRKTRPRLLTIIAPRHPHRGKDILSHAVAAGSRGMLRSYGVLPDDRTDIYVADTMGELGLLYRLAHIVFMGGSIVEHGGQNPIEAAKLGRPILHGPHIWNFADIYAALDAARGAEEIDNIGHMAMRISDLLKDAVTRKAVGDAGYRTVQRLGGALDRTVNELEPYLMQLRLSHQASNA; this comes from the coding sequence GTGGCTGAACGCCTGCCGATGACATTGCGCGCTTATCGCCGCGCGATGTCGGCGGCATCGCCGCTGGCTGGCCTGTGGCTGAAGCGGCGCCTGCGCCGCGGCAAGGAAGTGGAAGAGCGCCTCTCCGAACGACATGGAACCCCGACGCTGACGCGACCGGACGGTCCACTGGTCTGGTTGCATGGCGCAAGCGTCGGCGAATTAACGGCGGTGTTTCCGCTGATCCAGCGGCTGCGGGAGCGCGATGTCCGTGTTCTGGTCACGTCGGGCACCGTTACATCGGCGGCCGTTGTGAAGGATCGCTTGCCGGACGATGTGCTGCATCAATTCATCCCGCTCGACGCGCCGCGCTTCGTCTACCGCTTCCTGCATCACTGGCGGCCGGACCTCGGCCTGTTCATCGAATCCGATCTATGGCCAAACCTGATCGTTGCCAGTGCCAAGGGGCGCATTCCGCTGGTGCTGATCAACGGCCGCATGTCGGAACAATCCTTCAAAGGATGGCGTTCGCTGCGCCGCACGGCAAAGGCGATCCTCGGCAAATTTGATATGTGTCTTGCGCAATCGGCGCTGGATGCGGAGCGTTTTTCCGAACTCGGTCTGCCCATTGTCCATGTCACCGGCAATCTCAAGCTCGATGTGCCGGCGCCGCCCGCCGATGAAGACAAGCTCGCGGAATTGCAGCTCGCCATTGCCGACCGGCAGGTCTTCGTCGCGGCCTCGACACATCCCGGCGAAGACGAAGCGATCATCGAAGCGCATCGGCGGGTTCGCAAAACCAGACCACGGCTGCTGACGATCATTGCGCCGCGCCATCCGCATCGCGGCAAGGACATATTGAGCCACGCCGTCGCCGCCGGCTCGCGCGGGATGTTGCGCTCCTACGGCGTTCTGCCTGACGACCGCACCGATATTTATGTTGCCGACACGATGGGCGAACTGGGATTGCTCTATCGCCTCGCGCATATTGTCTTCATGGGCGGCTCGATTGTCGAACATGGCGGCCAGAATCCCATCGAGGCGGCGAAGCTCGGCCGGCCGATCCTGCATGGGCCGCACATCTGGAACTTCGCCGATATCTACGCCGCGCTTGATGCCGCGCGCGGCGCAGAAGAAATCGACAATATCGGTCACATGGCGATGCGAATCAGCGACCTCTTGAAAGACGCCGTGACGCGCAAGGCCGTCGGTGACGCGGGATATCGAACCGTGCAGCGGCTCGGTGGCGCGCTCGACCGCACTGTCAACGAACTTGAGCCGTATCTCATGCAGTTGCGGCTGTCACATCAGGCGTCCAATGCGTGA
- a CDS encoding lysophospholipid acyltransferase family protein — protein MLSSRRIARARWVQKTVGIVAAEYLRFVNLTSRTVTVPGDIYERAGTDLPIILAMWHGQHFMAPFIKKNGHKAKTLISRHRDGEMNAVAAEWLGVETIRGSGDHGTEFHRKGGVSAYRQMLTALSEGYNVALTADVPKISRVAGPGIIRLARDSGRAIYPVALASSRRKELNNWDRSAVNLPFSLIAGVVGEPVRVGPDATNADLEAARIRLETELNAATDQAYAIVDGKTTGEVRG, from the coding sequence ATGCTGTCGTCACGGCGTATTGCGCGCGCACGCTGGGTGCAAAAGACCGTCGGCATCGTCGCGGCCGAGTATCTGCGCTTCGTCAACCTGACGAGCCGGACCGTCACCGTTCCCGGCGATATTTATGAGCGGGCCGGTACCGACCTGCCGATTATCCTGGCCATGTGGCACGGCCAGCATTTCATGGCGCCGTTCATCAAGAAGAACGGCCATAAGGCCAAAACCCTTATTTCACGGCATCGCGATGGGGAAATGAATGCGGTCGCCGCGGAGTGGTTAGGTGTTGAGACCATTCGTGGCTCGGGCGATCATGGCACCGAGTTCCATCGCAAGGGCGGTGTCAGCGCCTATCGCCAGATGCTGACGGCGCTGTCCGAGGGCTACAATGTGGCTTTGACTGCGGACGTCCCGAAAATATCGCGCGTCGCTGGGCCCGGCATCATCCGGCTGGCCCGCGATTCCGGCCGCGCGATCTATCCTGTCGCGCTGGCGTCGAGCCGCCGCAAAGAGCTCAACAACTGGGATCGAAGCGCGGTCAATCTGCCCTTCAGCCTGATTGCCGGTGTGGTCGGCGAGCCCGTGCGCGTCGGGCCTGACGCAACCAACGCCGATCTTGAAGCTGCGCGCATCAGACTCGAAACCGAGCTGAATGCGGCGACCGATCAAGCTTACGCTATCGTCGACGGCAAAACGACAGGTGAAGTCCGTGGCTGA
- a CDS encoding DUF4170 domain-containing protein, whose protein sequence is MSDQAPQKQLLHLVLGGELSQLDGTEFKDLSKVDIVGVFPNYATAYTAWRAKAQQTVDNAHMRYFIVHLHRLLDPELPTSAAR, encoded by the coding sequence GTCCGACCAGGCCCCTCAAAAACAGCTTCTCCATCTTGTTCTCGGCGGCGAACTTTCGCAGCTGGATGGGACCGAATTCAAAGATTTGTCCAAGGTCGACATCGTCGGCGTGTTTCCGAACTACGCGACGGCTTATACCGCCTGGCGGGCGAAGGCGCAGCAAACCGTGGACAATGCGCACATGCGCTATTTCATCGTCCATCTGCACCGCCTGCTCGATCCCGAATTGCCGACCTCGGCAGCCCGCTAA